AGCGGATTTCATATAAGCcaaatgaaattcattacattttggacatattttaaCTAAAATAACTAAAATTATATGCACGTCCAGTCGCACTGACCTCCATCCCCACGACACggatacactacactagtctaTGGCCAGCCGCGGCAGATCCAATTATCTTCCCCATGTCCGGCGGCCCGCTCGCCGGACTGCCGTGAGCCTTGGAGGTATATTCTTCCATCGTATCTTGTCTATGTCCGGCTGCGCCGCTCATCGGAGTGGCAAAGAGTGTGCTTCAGCCGAAGGGGATTGGGGGCTCCGCAGCCGTGAAGCCCAGGCGGGGGTCGACGATGATCTGCGCTGAACCGGGCAAGACACcggttgtgtacgccggcgtcgcctcggcagtggccttcatgggacccaagcggcatcGGCCTCCCGTGttatacttctcctcgatgatggcggtgggcGCGGACATGCGGGACGCTGCGTAGCTGACCTCCACCGGCAGGGCGCGGTCACGGACACGTTGAGGGCGGCTGGCGCGAGCAGTCGCAACATGGGACGCGTGCGACACATCATCGTCCACAGTAGGCACGATGTCTGTGCCGCCATGGTCTATTGCATGCCACCTCGAGCAACACATAACTCATTGGATAGCTGGCTTGGAGtggtgagttgctgaaccacgcgccgtcTCGGAGCTTCTACTTCCGCGAGCTGGCTTGCAGCTACCTGGATCGTCGATGGAGGCGGAGCAGAGAGTTGCCTAGCTCATATTCGGCGGGCTTGATGGGCCACCCAGCCAGCTTGTTCAGATTCCTGCTTGCTGGATGTGATGGAGCTTGTGGAGAAAATATTGTGCAGGGAGGAGATGGGAGCGGAGTGTGGTGCGATTTTTACCCGGTGTCTTGCATCGCTTaaatggcgggggggggggggggtacggagCTAGCGGTGTTGTACTTAATGACGGGCGGCTCGCGAATGCACGTGTGGCCGAAGTAGGTTTCTTGGCACACACTTGGGATTTAATGGAGGAAGGCGGGCTGTTTGTGGCTGTTTGAAAGCGgagaggaggcgtgttcagccgggcgagGAGAGAGCGACGCTCTCTCGACTGGCGCGCTGCTTTAGTGCGGGCAGTGAAAAGATTGCGTCCGTTTGCGCCGCCCTCATGTCTGGTCAAATCACACACATCAATGTCGGTCGCTGCATGCTCTGGGCAGGCATGAATGTGGCGCGACAAGCGGCGCGACGTGCACGATGGAAAGCGCGGGAGGGGCGGATGGGGAGTATGGGTGGGCCAAGGCAGTCAGAAGCAGGCATGGCAGCAGCCCAGACGCCCGCAATGTCCCTCATGTGTGTCTCCGGTTTGCTGGAGAAAACACGGCCGATCGCTCTGTGGACCGATATAGGGCCACGTTGGATGGCCTCCGCGGGCCGAACAACATGGTCCAGACATATACGGTCGATTTGAGGGTcgccgttgaagatgccctaatctAAGAAGAACAATATAAATGTAGTCGAAGTTAAAATAACCCTTCCAACACCATAAGCCCAAGTAAAACGTAAGCTCAAGGGCCATGAACAGAAGAAGATAAAATTACAAGAGATATTTGTACTGTATAAATGAAACACTTCCTATAACCTACAAAATACTTTTATTTAAGATTACAATATCTACTATTTCTAAATAATTGATCCCATTAATTCTAGTTCTCTTAACATGTGGCTTTTTATCTCATCAAATGTGCCATGTCAGTATCTACTAACACTATTTTACAGCCCTTATGTAAACTACGTGCATACTCTTTGTACACACAATGTAAGTACAAAATATTCGTACATTAAAATGTTGTCACTTTTGTTTTAGATCATTTTCTTCATACATAATACATCTAAACTTTATATTTAAATTATACATGGGAAATCACCTAGTATATTAAGAACTAGTGGTTGGGGCCCGCCATTGAGGGCCTCTTGAGAGGGAGCTGTGCATGTATTTTTTTCCTCTCAAAGAAAAAACCTCAATTTCATCTCAAAATTAAAAAGAAAATTTTCTCACAACACGTAAACATCACATCCATCTAAAAAAGccaaaaaacattttttttaaatgaaaaagaaacaaaagttTCACTTCCATCTTTCAAAAATAATCTCCAAAAaaattctcaaaagaaaaaaaatctcaatTTCATCTTTCAAACAATCAAAAAATTTCTCAATTTCATCTTCCAAAAATATCAAAAAGTCTTTTGCCACAACCAACCAGCGTGCGCCATGTGTCCATACTAGTTGGCCGCCATTCTCTTGTAGCTTAATGTGTTTGATTGATGGTGCATTTGTGGTGGAATGATGTTTTAAGAATTGATGGGACATGCGTAGTATTAGGTTGACAGTTTTTAATTGTCAAGTGTGATAGTTCTTTTGTTGACTTGTATTTTATATGCAGACTAACAAATAGAACAACAAAAGTAAGAAATGCATCATTTGGTTATAATGTTGGAATATTTTCCATTATTCCTAAATAGTTGATCCTCACTCACTCTAATTCTGTCAACACGCAACTTTCCACCTCAACAAGTCCACTAACACTATTTTACAGCTCCATGCAAACCACTTACATACTCTTTGTTCACACAGTGCAAGTATGAAAAATTTCGACATTAGAATATTTATAGCTTTTGATTTAGATTGTTTCTTCATACATAATACATCTAAAATTAACCTTTAAATTCCCGCCGCAACGTTCAGGGAAATCACCTAGTATATAGAATTGGGGGGACATTTGTGGTGGAACAATGCTTTAAGAATCGGTGGGACATTTGTGGTGGAATAAATGTTTTAAGAATTGGTGGACCATATGTGTCGTATTAGTTGGACATATTTTATAATTTTCCCATGTGATAGTTCTTTTGTTGACTTGTATTTTATATGCATACAAAAGAATAGAACAACAAAAGTAAGAAAAACATCATTTGTATATAATGTTGGAATATTTTGCTGATACAAGTGGAATAATGATTTGGAATTCATGAAATATATGGTGCTTTAGCTGCACTTTTTCATTAACAAAATTATTATTATGATGTGTGATTACTTGAGATTAACAGACAATATCTCACTGTGGCCGGAGTAGAAGGCGGGCAGTCTGTGGACGTtagaatgcggcgaggaggcgtgtttagcgGGGCGAGGAGAGGGCGATGCTCTCTCAGCTGGCGCACGGCTTCAATGCCGGTAGTGAAAAGGTCGCGTCAGTCTGCGCCGCCCTCCTGTCCGGTCAAATAACAGGCATTAATGTCGGCCGCTGCATGCTCTGGGCATGCATGAATGCGGCGCGACAAACAGTGCGACGCGTGGGATAGAAAATGCGGGATGGGCGGGTGGGGTGTTTGGGTGGGTCGGGGTAGTCAGAAACGGGCGTGACAGCAGCGCGGACACCCGCAAAAAGTCCCTcatgtttgtctccggtttgcgggagaaaatACGGCCGACTGCCCTGAGGACCGATACAGGGCCGTGTTGGATGGATTCCGCGGGCCGGACAACACGGTTTGGACGTATGATGTCGGTTTGATGGTCGCCATTGTAGATGCCCTAATCTAGGAAGAACAATATAAATGTAGTCTAAGTTAAAATAACCCTTCCAACAACATAAGCCCAAGTAAAACGTAAGCTCAAGGGCCATGAACAAAAGAAGATAAAATTACAAAATATATCTGTGGTGTATAAATGAAACACTTCCTAGAACCTACAAAATACTTTTATTTAAGGTTGCAATATCTACTATTTTTAAATAGTTGATCCCATTAATTCTAATTCTCTTAACATGTGGCCTTTTATCTTATCAAGTGTTTCATGTCAGCATCCGTTGATACTATTTTACAACCCCAATGTAAACCACGTGTATACGCTTTGTGCACACACAGTGCAAGTGCAAAATATTTTTACATTAAAAAGTTGTAGCTTTTGTTTTAGATCATTTTCTTCATATATACATCTAAAATTAATCTTTAAATTACGCGCGGGAAAATCACCTAGCATATTAAGAACTAGTGGTTGGGGCCCACCAGTGCGGGCCTCTTGAGAGGGAGTTGTGCGTGTATTTTTTCCTCTCAAAGAAAAAACCTCAATTTCAtctcaaaattgaaaaaaaaaactttCTCACAACACGTAAACATCACATCCATataaaaaaatcctaaaaatattattttaaatgaaaaagaaacaaaagttTCACTTTCATCTttcaaaataatctccaaaaaatattttctcaaaagaaaaaaatctcaatttcatcttccaaaaaaatcaaaaaGTTTCTCAATTTCATCTTTCAAAAATATCAAAAAGTTTTTTGCCACGACCAACCAGCATGTGCCATGTGGCCATACTTGTTGGCCGCCATTCTCCCGTAGCTTAACGTGTTTTATTGATGGTGCATCTGTGGTGGAACGATGTTTTAAGAATTGGTGGGACATATGCGTAGTATTAGGTTGACAGTTTTTAATTGTCGGGTGTGATAGTTCTTTTGTTGACTTGTATTTTCTATGCAGACTAACAAATAGAACAACAAAAATAAGAAATGCATCATTTTTTTATAAtgttggaatatttttcactattcCTAAATAGTTGGTCCTCACTCACTCTAATTCTGTcaacatgcaactttccacctcaACAAGTCCACTAACACTATTTTACACCTCCATGCAAACCACTTACATACTCTTTGTTTACACAGTGCAAGTATGAAAATTTTCTACATTAGAAATTTATAGCTTTTGATTTAGATTTTTTTCTTCATACATAATACATCTAAAATTAACCTTTAAACTCTGGCCACAACGCTAAGGGAAATCACCTAGTATATAGAATTGGGGGGGCATTTGTGGTGCAACAATGCTTTAAGAATCGACGGGACATTTGTGGTGGAATAAATGTTTTAAGAAATTGTGGACCATATGTGTTGTATTAGTTGGACATTTTTTAATTTTCCCGTGTGATAGTTCTTTTGTTGACTTGTATTTTATATGCACACAAAAGAATAGAACAACAAAAGTAAGAAAAACATCATTTGTATATAATGTTGGAATATTTTGCTGATACAAGTGGAATAATGATTTGGAATTCATGAAATATATAGTGCTTTAGCTGCACTTTTTCATTAACAAAATTATTATTATGATGTGTgattacttgagactaacagacaATATCTCACTGTGGCCGGAGTAGAAGGCGGGCAATTTGTGGccgtttgaatgcggcgaggagacGTGTTCAGCCGGGCAAGCAGAGGCTGACGCTCTCTCGGCtgacgcgccgcttcaatgccggtagTGAAAAGGTTGCTCCTGTCTGCGCCGTCCTCTTATCCTGTCAAATCACAGGCATCAATGTTGGCCACTGCATGCTTTGGGCAGGCATGAATGCGGTGCGACACGTGGTATGGAAAATGCGGGAGGGGCGGGTGGGGTATTTGGGTGGGTCAGGGCAGTCAAAAATGGGCGTGGCAGCAGCCCGGACGCCCGCAAAGTCCCTGCTTCCGCAGACCGTACAACACAGTCTGGACGTATGCAGTCGGTTTGAGGGTTGCCGTTGTAGATGACCTAATTTAGGAAGAACGATATAAATGTAGTCTAAGTTAAAATAACCCTTCAAACAACATAAGCCCAAGTAAAACATAAGATCACAGGCCATGAACATAAGAAGATAAAATTATATTCTTCCGGTTGGCAAGATCCTCTCTGTTAATCCAGAACAACATAACCATGGATCATCCGGAAAAGCGGGCTTGCGAGCAAAGTAGTCTCTGCACAGTAGGTTTGCTTCGGACACCTTATTCCGGTTGATCACTCTTCTtcctttgattgagcccttgaagttgagaatatgcttCACTTGAcggtccatttcctcttgcatgctcatgagcataaTCATTGTCCACTTCTTCGTCCGAATCCGAGGAATcaaagaactcatcttgaatgaTTTGGTCAAGCTCCGTCAGTCCATACTCCTCGTCCGACGAAGTATCGAAATCCATCGTTTTTCCTAACAAAATTACAAAAATGCGGTCAGACAATGTGTCGAACACATCAAGCGCAAGGCGGAGCGAGAGAGTTACAGGACGTACCGCGGTGGCATCCAGGCCGGAGATGACGTCCCACGCGGCGAGGACGGGAGAGAGGACTGCTCTGCTGGAGCTGTCCGCACAGAGGCAAGGAACGGCTGTTGAGCGCGCGCGGCGTCGGAGCTGCGAACCGGACGGAacggaggacgaagaagagaggagagagcaaATGGATCCGGCAGCTCGGAggatggatttggtgcaatttgggaTGTGGTCGGGCTGTCGGATCCGACATGACGGGCGTGCCCGCCTCATATTTAGGCTAGACATGGGGTACCCGTCCGCCCGGgcatttgaggggggggggggggtctgggtCAAAAAAAACGTGATCAGACAGTGACCGGGCGGCCGCCCGCACGTATGAGGTCGGTTTGAGGAAGTCAGTTTGAGGCGTCCGACTATAGATGCTCTCGTAGTTTTAAGATTTACGTACGGAACCCACGTACGAAAGGCGTTTCTTGAGAAAACCACTCCTAGTTTTTTATAGCATTTCCATTATCAAATCAAAAGGAACCAAACGAGCCCTCCTTCAGTTTTAGGCATACTCCAACCGAGCCTAGAAAACAGAGTGAGTTGTACCATACCGCAGTACCCTGCAGGCCTGCACGACCAACAAGCCATTTCCTTCCCAAGATGCACACGAATTTCTAAACAACCAGACTGAAAACCCATGGGCAAGAAATCTCAGACCACGCGCCAAACATACAAACAAGAAACGTGGCAAATATAACGGGAGCCAGATCCTAATCGACGCAGGACAACCAGGTACACATACAGGCCATACCGAAAGTAGGCGATCGAGTCGAGTGAAGAATTCAGCGGCCATGAAGGGGAGGAAGAGGCATCACGCCATGTCCTGCTGCGTGGTGCTCACCGTTCTCGTTATCCTGGGCATCCTCTCCATCGTGCTCTACATCCTGTACCGCCCGCTCCCGCCGCGCGTGGTGACGTCGCCCGTGGAGACCATCGTCCAGGACTTCAGCCTCCTCCCGCCGTCGCTCACGCTGTCCGCCAGCGTGCACGTGATGGCGAGCAACCCAAGCCGCGCGCCGTTCCGGTACGGGGAGACGGTGACGGCGGTGACGTACCACGGCGAACCCGTGGGGACGACGGTGGTGCCGGCCGGCAAAATCGGCAGGCGGACGACGACGTGGGTGGCGCCGGTGACGGTGGTGGACGGGATCAAGGTGGCCGAGAGCCCGCACTTCGCCAGCG
The window above is part of the Triticum aestivum cultivar Chinese Spring chromosome 2A, IWGSC CS RefSeq v2.1, whole genome shotgun sequence genome. Proteins encoded here:
- the LOC123185178 gene encoding uncharacterized protein — protein: MKGRKRHHAMSCCVVLTVLVILGILSIVLYILYRPLPPRVVTSPVETIVQDFSLLPPSLTLSASVHVMASNPSRAPFRYGETVTAVTYHGEPVGTTVVPAGKIGRRTTTWVAPVTVVDGIKVAESPHFASDVVAGALPFVVVVRLDGKALVLRAFEVSVTVEVVCYVQVYVLQGDSSSNCVSRVRTGPGRNY